The following are from one region of the Isoalcanivorax indicus genome:
- a CDS encoding lipocalin family protein: MCHGYRVCHRYRTLSALPLVLLALLLGACQRSHLPEIRHAEAVELERFMGRWYVIGNIPTVFERGAHNAIEHYALRDDGRIDTTFSFRRDSFDGREREMNPVATVRDDPSNALWGMQFLWPFKADFRIVHVDEDYRETIIGRQKRDYVWIMARTPTLSEVDYQRLLALLDEEGYDISAIQRVPQCWQDECPAGDRTAMP; this comes from the coding sequence ATGTGTCACGGCTATCGAGTGTGTCACCGCTATCGAACCCTCTCCGCGCTGCCCCTGGTACTGCTGGCGCTGCTGCTCGGCGCCTGCCAGCGCAGCCATCTGCCCGAAATCCGCCATGCCGAGGCCGTGGAGCTGGAGCGCTTCATGGGGCGCTGGTATGTGATTGGCAATATCCCGACGGTATTCGAACGCGGCGCGCACAATGCCATCGAGCACTATGCACTGCGCGACGACGGCCGCATCGATACCACGTTCAGCTTTCGCCGCGACAGCTTTGATGGGCGGGAGAGAGAAATGAATCCCGTCGCCACCGTGCGTGACGATCCCAGCAATGCCCTCTGGGGCATGCAGTTCCTGTGGCCGTTCAAGGCGGACTTCCGCATCGTGCATGTGGACGAGGATTACCGCGAAACCATCATCGGCCGGCAGAAGCGTGACTACGTCTGGATCATGGCGCGCACCCCCACCCTCAGTGAGGTCGACTATCAACGTCTGCTGGCCTTGCTGGACGAGGAAGGCTACGACATCAGCGCCATCCAGCGCGTGCCGCAATGCTGGCAGGACGAGTGCCCGGCCGGCGACCGGACGGCAATGCCCTGA
- a CDS encoding succinylglutamate desuccinylase/aspartoacylase family protein, translating into MPPLHHVHRALHMAALLSLLAVAPSGATEVEDEDLPALEHVHILPVAPSPATEDELADGDSPVPVEAGRPLPLRLLSDEVPPGEIKTLYWMPEQSFASIATPVPVLVAHGKQPGPVVCMTAAVHGDELNGIEMVRRVMYQLEPERLNGTVIGVPIVNLDGFRRGSRYLADRRDLNRYFPGHPQGSSAARIAHSLFTDIIQHCQFLADLHTGSLRRVNLTQLRGDMTDPNIVEFARKFGGITVLHGRAASGTLRRAASEAGIPTVTMEAGGPNRLEEDAVDSGVQAIETMLDNLGMRKTRRFWSSPQPVFYESQWLRADQGGILMSKVKLNDKVRPGQVLGTVTDPVTNTGSAIIAPFAGRVLGMAENQVVHTGFAAYHIGIEKAPEEVQEEARQEEESRQEPREAPRPDEDAPIMEPEPGETDSSGGALQPRDDEHAH; encoded by the coding sequence TTGCCGCCGTTGCATCACGTTCACCGCGCCCTCCACATGGCCGCCCTGCTATCCCTGCTGGCGGTAGCGCCATCGGGCGCCACCGAGGTGGAGGACGAGGACCTGCCCGCTCTGGAGCACGTGCATATCCTGCCCGTGGCACCCTCCCCCGCCACTGAAGACGAGCTGGCCGACGGTGACAGTCCGGTGCCGGTGGAAGCGGGTCGGCCGCTGCCGCTGCGCCTGCTGAGCGACGAGGTGCCTCCGGGCGAGATCAAGACACTCTACTGGATGCCGGAACAGTCCTTTGCCTCGATTGCCACGCCGGTGCCGGTGCTGGTGGCCCACGGCAAGCAGCCTGGCCCGGTGGTCTGCATGACAGCGGCCGTCCACGGCGACGAGCTCAACGGCATCGAGATGGTGCGCCGGGTGATGTACCAGCTGGAACCGGAGCGCCTGAACGGCACCGTGATCGGTGTCCCCATTGTCAATCTGGACGGCTTCCGCCGTGGCTCACGCTACCTCGCCGACCGGCGCGACCTGAACCGCTATTTCCCGGGCCATCCGCAAGGCAGCTCTGCCGCCCGCATTGCGCATTCGCTGTTTACCGACATCATCCAGCACTGCCAGTTTCTGGCTGATCTGCACACCGGCTCGTTGCGCCGGGTCAACCTGACGCAGCTGCGCGGCGACATGACCGACCCGAATATCGTCGAGTTCGCCCGCAAGTTTGGCGGCATTACGGTACTGCACGGCCGCGCGGCCAGCGGCACCTTGCGGCGCGCGGCGTCGGAGGCCGGCATCCCCACCGTCACCATGGAAGCCGGTGGCCCCAATCGGCTGGAAGAAGACGCGGTCGACAGCGGCGTGCAGGCGATCGAGACCATGCTCGACAACCTCGGCATGCGCAAGACGCGGCGCTTCTGGAGTTCACCGCAACCGGTGTTCTATGAGTCCCAGTGGTTGCGCGCCGACCAGGGCGGCATTCTGATGTCGAAGGTAAAACTCAACGACAAGGTGCGCCCCGGCCAGGTGCTGGGCACCGTCACCGACCCGGTCACCAACACCGGCAGCGCCATCATCGCGCCGTTCGCCGGGCGAGTGCTGGGCATGGCGGAAAACCAGGTGGTGCATACCGGCTTCGCGGCGTACCACATCGGCATCGAGAAGGCGCCGGAAGAAGTGCAGGAAGAAGCGCGCCAGGAGGAGGAATCCCGCCAGGAGCCGCGCGAGGCACCGCGGCCGGACGAGGACGCACCGATCATGGAACCCGAACCGGGCGAGACCGATTCATCGGGTGGCGCTCTGCAGCCGCGCGACGACGAGCACGCGCACTGA
- a CDS encoding DUF3080 family protein — MTPFRTAVDVSLLVGFALLASACQPGGPEALWQDYLQRLERLADLRAEPAPPISATRYPRSRDVRQPIPELRTGMRRYFGLAQCDMMGLVSARNSSLGRLQTASLRFAYELDFIRQAETCLIEDRLAEREDLDAWLTEISRLKRESLPALYWNATLGSQEMASFFTTTARPADAGTLADLTTVETLFDRMALTASQLTGDTLPADVGVLEQDIAHLAHSDTGGRILQGLALATGELQRSASLLEQVDTARLCPDQRPSEQARYFNNVFTAVYGERVQPWLADLDRANRRLVQAVARLADALPADSPAFDAWHHRHLDPDGPLQQAWHAAMQRHTRAWQHLLGDCGMPPGAHPAPSG; from the coding sequence ATGACGCCGTTCAGAACCGCCGTTGACGTCAGCCTGCTAGTCGGCTTCGCTCTGCTGGCGAGCGCTTGCCAGCCTGGTGGGCCAGAAGCCCTGTGGCAAGACTATCTGCAACGGCTCGAACGACTGGCCGACCTGCGCGCCGAACCGGCGCCCCCGATCTCCGCCACCCGCTACCCGCGCAGCCGTGACGTGCGCCAGCCGATCCCCGAACTGCGCACCGGCATGCGCCGCTATTTCGGCCTGGCCCAGTGCGACATGATGGGCCTGGTCAGCGCCCGTAACAGTAGCCTGGGCCGCTTGCAGACGGCTTCGCTACGCTTTGCCTATGAGCTGGATTTCATCCGCCAGGCGGAGACCTGTCTGATCGAAGACCGGTTGGCCGAACGCGAAGACCTGGACGCCTGGCTGACGGAAATCAGTCGCCTGAAACGCGAATCCCTGCCTGCCCTGTACTGGAATGCAACGCTGGGCAGTCAGGAGATGGCGAGCTTTTTCACCACCACCGCGCGGCCCGCCGACGCCGGCACCCTGGCCGACCTGACCACGGTTGAAACCCTGTTCGACCGAATGGCGCTGACCGCCAGCCAACTGACCGGCGACACACTGCCCGCCGACGTCGGGGTCCTGGAACAGGACATCGCCCACCTGGCTCACAGCGACACCGGCGGACGTATCCTTCAGGGCCTGGCGCTGGCCACCGGTGAACTGCAACGCAGCGCCAGCCTTCTGGAGCAGGTAGATACCGCCCGCCTGTGCCCGGACCAGCGCCCCAGCGAACAGGCCCGCTATTTCAACAATGTCTTCACCGCCGTCTACGGCGAGCGGGTACAGCCGTGGCTGGCCGATCTGGACCGCGCCAACCGGCGCCTGGTGCAGGCGGTGGCCCGCCTGGCCGACGCCCTGCCCGCCGACAGCCCGGCCTTCGACGCCTGGCATCACCGCCATCTGGATCCCGACGGTCCGCTGCAACAGGCCTGGCATGCCGCCATGCAACGCCACACACGCGCCTGGCAGCACCTGCTGGGCGACTGCGGCATGCCGCCCGGCGCCCACCCAGCCCCTTCCGGCTGA
- a CDS encoding GMC family oxidoreductase, with protein sequence MSFDYLIIGGGSAGCVMANRLSENPNHRVCLLEAGPADNSLLISIPAGIIALMRSNKRNWRYYTVPQKALNNREIYIPRGKTLGGSSAVNAMIYTRGHKWDYDHWAELGNTGWGWDDVLPIFKRSQNQERGADEFHGTGGPLNVSDLRYQHPVSGAFIKACVEAGLPPSNDFNNEKQEGVGFYQVTQKDGERCGVAKAYLHPALERPNLTVITDARVSRLILDGKRVIGAEYQRKGRTERVEAGETLLCGGAINSPQVLLLSGIGPGEELRKHGIAVQHELPGVGENLQDHPDILLVARSLKRDTLSLSPGALPKHIKALYQYLRYRTGPLTSNVAESGGFIKSRPEEPIPDLQLHLTAAMLDNHGLNLLFAMGWGYSAHVCILRPKSRGRVALHSANPGDNALIDPNFMTHEDDIERMVRGMKIMGDVMQQPALTPWRGANAFPEKVLQTDDDYRDFLRRKCDNIYHPVGTCKMGIDNMAVVAPDSLRVHGLEGLRVVDASIMPTLIGGNTNAPTVMIAEKAADMMLG encoded by the coding sequence ATGTCTTTTGATTACCTGATCATCGGCGGCGGCTCCGCCGGTTGCGTGATGGCCAACCGCCTCTCCGAAAATCCGAATCACCGGGTCTGCCTGCTTGAGGCCGGCCCCGCCGACAACAGCCTGCTGATCAGCATACCAGCGGGCATCATCGCACTGATGCGCTCCAACAAGCGAAACTGGCGTTATTACACGGTGCCACAGAAGGCGTTGAACAACCGTGAAATCTATATCCCCCGGGGCAAGACCTTGGGCGGGTCCAGTGCCGTCAACGCGATGATCTACACCCGGGGCCACAAGTGGGACTACGACCACTGGGCCGAGCTGGGCAACACGGGCTGGGGCTGGGATGACGTGCTGCCCATCTTCAAGCGCAGCCAGAATCAGGAACGCGGTGCCGACGAGTTCCACGGCACCGGCGGTCCGCTGAACGTGTCTGACCTGCGTTACCAGCATCCGGTCAGCGGGGCCTTCATCAAGGCCTGCGTGGAAGCCGGGCTGCCGCCGTCCAACGACTTCAACAACGAGAAGCAGGAAGGCGTCGGCTTTTATCAGGTCACGCAGAAGGACGGCGAGCGCTGCGGTGTCGCCAAGGCGTATCTGCATCCAGCCCTGGAGCGCCCCAACCTGACCGTGATTACCGATGCCCGGGTCAGCCGTCTGATCCTTGATGGCAAGCGCGTCATCGGCGCCGAATACCAGCGCAAGGGACGCACCGAGCGGGTCGAGGCCGGAGAGACCCTGCTGTGCGGGGGCGCGATCAATTCACCACAGGTACTGCTGCTGTCCGGCATCGGTCCGGGCGAGGAACTGCGCAAGCACGGTATTGCTGTGCAGCATGAGTTGCCCGGTGTCGGCGAGAACCTGCAGGATCACCCGGATATCCTGCTGGTCGCACGTTCGCTCAAGCGCGATACCCTGAGCCTGTCACCCGGTGCCCTGCCCAAACACATCAAGGCGCTGTACCAGTACCTGCGTTATCGCACCGGGCCGTTGACCTCCAACGTGGCAGAGTCCGGTGGCTTCATCAAGTCACGCCCCGAGGAACCGATTCCCGATCTGCAATTGCATCTGACGGCGGCCATGCTCGACAACCACGGGCTGAATCTGCTGTTTGCCATGGGCTGGGGCTATTCGGCGCACGTCTGCATCCTGCGGCCCAAGAGCCGGGGCCGGGTGGCCCTGCACAGTGCAAATCCGGGCGACAATGCGCTGATTGATCCCAACTTCATGACCCATGAAGACGACATAGAGCGCATGGTGCGCGGTATGAAGATCATGGGCGATGTGATGCAGCAACCGGCACTGACACCGTGGCGTGGCGCTAACGCTTTCCCGGAAAAAGTGCTGCAGACGGACGATGATTACCGCGATTTCCTGCGCCGCAAGTGTGACAACATCTATCACCCGGTGGGCACCTGCAAGATGGGTATCGATAACATGGCGGTCGTGGCGCCGGACAGCCTGCGTGTTCATGGGCTGGAGGGATTGCGTGTGGTGGATGCCTCGATCATGCCCACCCTGATCGGCGGCAATACCAACGCACCGACGGTCATGATTGCCGAGAAAGCGGCCGACATGATGCTGGGTTAA
- a CDS encoding ATP-binding cassette domain-containing protein produces the protein MPLLTLRDIQLSFGTHALLDHVDLSIDKGERLCLVGRNGAGKSTLMKLIAGEIQADDGSIEQAQGLRVARLVQEVPGDTDGSVFEVVAQGLGEEGRLLAEYQQLTRRLEQGEDVMDAFSRVQGAIDDRGAWDASQRVDTVLSRLTLDGHLDFAGLSGGMKRRVLLAQSLVQAPDILLLDEPTNHLDIDAIRWLEEFLRQYEATLVFITHDRAFIRALATRIIELDRGRLSSWPGNYDSYLRGKQAALDAEEKANAEFDKKLSREEAWIRQGIKARRTRNEGRVRALKALRQEFAARRTRQGSVTMSTQEVQRSGKLVLEAEGVSQRYGDQSILKDFSLTVMRGDRIGIIGPNGCGKSTLLRILLGKLTPDAGSVRVGTNLDIAYFDQLRNTLDENKSVIENVTEGSDILTINGAPKHAVGYLQEFLFEPQRIRQPVSALSGGERNRLLLAKLFTRPFNLLVLDEPTNDLDAETLDLLEEQLTQFTGTLLLVSHDRAFIDNVVTSTLVFEQGTVNEYVGGYEDWLRQRPDPAARAPEKPAPAKEKPAAANARKLSYAERLELERLPAELEGLEAQISALEARMGDPDFFQQDADVVADATRELNALQEQLETRFARWEALDNAS, from the coding sequence ATGCCGCTGCTTACCCTGCGAGATATCCAGCTCAGTTTTGGCACCCATGCCCTGCTTGACCACGTTGACCTGAGCATCGACAAAGGTGAACGCCTGTGTCTGGTCGGTCGCAACGGAGCAGGCAAGTCCACCCTGATGAAACTCATCGCTGGCGAGATCCAGGCCGACGACGGCAGTATCGAGCAGGCTCAGGGGCTGCGCGTGGCGCGTCTGGTGCAGGAGGTACCCGGCGACACCGACGGCAGTGTCTTTGAAGTCGTGGCGCAGGGACTCGGTGAAGAGGGTCGTCTGCTGGCCGAATACCAGCAACTGACGCGGCGTCTGGAACAGGGCGAGGATGTCATGGATGCCTTCAGCCGGGTGCAAGGCGCGATTGATGATCGTGGCGCCTGGGATGCATCGCAGCGCGTCGATACCGTGCTGTCGCGGCTGACGCTTGATGGCCATCTGGATTTTGCCGGGCTGTCCGGGGGCATGAAGCGCCGGGTGCTGCTGGCGCAATCTCTGGTACAGGCGCCGGACATCCTGTTGCTGGACGAACCCACCAACCATCTGGATATCGATGCCATCCGCTGGCTGGAAGAATTCCTGCGCCAGTATGAAGCGACGCTGGTCTTCATTACCCATGACCGCGCCTTCATTCGTGCACTGGCCACGCGCATCATCGAGCTCGACCGGGGCCGCCTGAGCAGTTGGCCCGGCAACTATGACAGCTACCTGCGCGGCAAGCAGGCGGCGCTGGATGCCGAAGAAAAAGCCAATGCCGAGTTCGACAAGAAGCTGTCACGCGAGGAGGCCTGGATTCGTCAGGGCATCAAGGCACGGCGCACCCGGAATGAGGGCCGCGTGCGTGCACTGAAAGCCTTGCGTCAGGAGTTCGCGGCGCGGCGCACCCGTCAGGGCAGTGTCACCATGAGCACCCAGGAGGTACAGCGTTCCGGCAAGCTGGTGCTCGAGGCCGAAGGTGTGTCGCAGCGTTACGGCGACCAGTCGATCCTGAAGGACTTTTCGCTCACGGTGATGCGCGGCGATCGCATCGGCATCATCGGCCCCAACGGCTGCGGCAAATCGACGCTGCTGCGCATCCTGCTGGGCAAGCTGACGCCGGATGCCGGCAGTGTGCGTGTGGGCACCAATCTGGACATTGCCTACTTCGATCAGCTGCGCAACACCCTGGATGAAAACAAATCCGTGATCGAGAATGTCACCGAAGGCAGCGACATCCTGACCATCAATGGCGCGCCCAAACACGCGGTGGGTTATCTGCAGGAATTCCTGTTCGAGCCGCAGCGCATTCGCCAGCCGGTGAGTGCGCTGTCCGGGGGCGAGCGCAACCGGCTGCTGCTGGCCAAACTGTTCACACGTCCGTTCAACCTGCTGGTGCTGGACGAACCGACCAATGATCTGGATGCGGAAACCCTCGACCTGCTGGAAGAGCAGCTGACGCAATTTACCGGCACGCTGCTGCTGGTCAGCCATGACCGCGCCTTCATTGATAACGTCGTCACGAGCACGCTGGTGTTCGAGCAGGGCACCGTCAACGAATATGTCGGTGGCTACGAAGACTGGTTGCGGCAGCGTCCTGATCCAGCGGCACGCGCCCCGGAAAAACCGGCCCCGGCAAAAGAAAAGCCGGCGGCGGCGAACGCTCGCAAGCTGTCCTATGCCGAGCGTCTGGAACTGGAGCGGTTGCCCGCAGAGCTGGAAGGCCTGGAAGCGCAAATCAGCGCGCTGGAGGCGCGTATGGGTGATCCTGATTTTTTCCAGCAGGACGCCGACGTGGTCGCTGACGCCACGCGTGAACTGAATGCGCTTCAGGAACAGCTGGAAACCCGTTTCGCCCGCTGGGAAGCCCTCGACAACGCGTCATGA
- a CDS encoding DUF3047 domain-containing protein: MLFVSLFRAVAGRPLAARVPLACLLALLLATPAQARQTVPSPIEGWDEVIFNERTRYRQDADAECVRAEARNSASGLVREVRAEASVTPWLRWAWQAEAPLQPGQEAAERSRAGDDFVTRVYVVHEGRFFWQTRAINYVWSREHPVGSHWANPFTRNAVMVVVQSGDEGLGTWHEFERNVVEDFRRYHDLDIEEIAAVAVMTDADNTRGEASACYRLPSLHASPHL; the protein is encoded by the coding sequence ATGTTGTTTGTGTCCCTGTTTCGCGCGGTTGCCGGCCGCCCCCTTGCTGCCCGCGTACCGCTGGCCTGCCTGCTGGCCCTGCTGCTGGCGACCCCTGCCCAGGCCCGGCAGACCGTGCCCAGCCCCATTGAGGGCTGGGATGAGGTGATCTTCAACGAGCGGACCCGCTACCGGCAGGATGCTGATGCGGAGTGCGTGCGCGCCGAGGCCCGCAACAGTGCCTCGGGACTGGTTCGCGAAGTGCGCGCCGAGGCCAGTGTCACCCCCTGGTTGCGCTGGGCCTGGCAGGCCGAGGCGCCACTGCAACCCGGTCAGGAGGCCGCCGAGCGCAGCCGTGCCGGGGATGACTTCGTGACCCGCGTTTACGTGGTGCATGAAGGGCGCTTCTTCTGGCAGACCCGTGCCATCAACTATGTCTGGTCGCGCGAGCACCCGGTGGGCAGCCACTGGGCCAACCCCTTCACCCGCAATGCCGTCATGGTGGTGGTGCAGAGCGGTGATGAGGGGCTGGGCACATGGCATGAGTTCGAGCGTAACGTGGTGGAGGATTTCCGCCGTTATCATGACCTGGACATCGAAGAGATCGCCGCCGTCGCCGTGATGACCGATGCCGACAATACCCGCGGTGAGGCCAGTGCCTGTTATCGGCTGCCCAGCCTGCATGCATCCCCGCACTTGTGA
- a CDS encoding HNH endonuclease: MSERILRLDIAGKPVEWLSWQDAACLYARGLVTWTLGDVIYRLQGGISRCTGERSQMHLHSIIACDGRINPHPRSRPPLTNRALFRREQNICLYCGRHFHDHELTRDHIVPTSRGGRDHWLNVVAACRRCNQHKGDRLLEECNMELLALPFVPNMAEYLALINSHRIRGDQMEFLRGQFSRHSHGRLQRAAPLLVV, encoded by the coding sequence ATGTCTGAACGTATTCTCAGGCTGGATATTGCGGGCAAGCCGGTGGAGTGGCTGAGCTGGCAGGACGCCGCCTGTCTGTACGCGCGCGGTCTGGTCACCTGGACGCTCGGGGATGTCATCTATCGCCTGCAGGGCGGGATTTCCCGCTGCACTGGCGAGCGCTCCCAGATGCATCTGCATTCCATCATCGCCTGCGACGGGCGTATCAACCCCCATCCCCGTTCTCGTCCTCCGCTGACCAATCGGGCGCTGTTTCGTCGCGAACAGAACATCTGCCTGTACTGCGGGCGGCATTTCCACGACCACGAACTGACCCGGGATCATATCGTGCCGACGTCACGGGGCGGGCGGGACCACTGGCTCAATGTGGTGGCGGCCTGCCGTCGCTGCAACCAGCACAAGGGTGACCGGCTGCTGGAAGAGTGCAACATGGAGCTGCTGGCGCTGCCGTTTGTGCCAAACATGGCCGAGTACCTGGCGCTGATCAACAGCCACCGGATTCGCGGTGACCAGATGGAGTTTCTGCGGGGGCAGTTTTCCCGGCACAGTCACGGGCGTCTGCAGCGGGCGGCGCCGTTGCTCGTGGTCTGA
- a CDS encoding condensation domain-containing protein: MTDFLPQRIPLSIYDELLLHLDKPGSPLSLQMEVRVSGHLDEARLVAAIRTAADHHPLMRAALAPHSDTDTQYFWQIQDSLTSVPLRIITCCDEEALHEARSALHSLSVPLAEAPPFRCALAHCGEKGDFFMINMNHTVSDGVGLYSFMVSILRAYAGVDDPVRSLDVMQMRNRQHDGDTARFADHLVRISRLLKVIGSTLNPPARIAADGQEDQTGLSFMPVRFSSEQTRRLQQLRHNGATINDILATALHLAIDEWNQSHDQRTDRISMIMPMNIREAALRNSVASNLSVWVNLVSQPDDRTDFRSLLNVLTQQTSELKESGTMGLLIDLMHEVRGLPAWIRKAVPGLLPLTGNRIASTTVLGNLGHARSPLPGDSELSLKEMWFSPPCRMPMGLSLGAVTLHDHLHLSFRYHRQQFSREGAWAFAETFLDVLNREVPGA; encoded by the coding sequence ATGACGGATTTTCTGCCGCAACGCATTCCACTGAGCATCTACGATGAGCTGCTACTGCACCTGGACAAGCCTGGCTCGCCCCTGAGCCTGCAAATGGAAGTCCGGGTCAGCGGCCATCTGGATGAGGCCCGGCTAGTCGCCGCGATACGCACGGCGGCCGACCACCACCCGCTGATGCGCGCCGCCCTGGCCCCCCACAGCGACACCGACACCCAGTACTTCTGGCAGATTCAGGACAGCCTGACGAGCGTGCCCCTGCGCATCATCACCTGCTGCGACGAAGAGGCGCTGCATGAGGCGCGCAGCGCCCTGCACAGCCTGTCGGTGCCGCTGGCAGAAGCGCCGCCCTTCCGCTGCGCCCTGGCGCATTGCGGCGAGAAAGGCGATTTCTTCATGATCAACATGAACCACACCGTCAGCGACGGCGTGGGCCTGTACAGCTTTATGGTGTCGATCCTGCGCGCCTACGCGGGGGTCGACGATCCGGTCCGCAGCCTGGACGTCATGCAGATGCGCAACCGCCAGCACGACGGCGATACCGCCCGGTTCGCCGACCACCTGGTGCGCATCAGCCGTCTGCTGAAGGTCATCGGCAGCACCCTGAACCCCCCGGCCCGCATCGCCGCCGATGGCCAGGAAGACCAGACCGGTCTGTCGTTCATGCCGGTACGCTTCAGCAGCGAGCAGACCCGCCGCCTGCAGCAGTTGCGCCACAACGGCGCCACCATCAACGACATTCTGGCCACCGCCCTGCACCTGGCCATCGACGAGTGGAACCAGTCCCACGACCAGCGCACAGACCGCATCAGCATGATCATGCCGATGAACATCCGCGAGGCCGCCCTGCGCAACAGCGTGGCCAGCAACCTGTCCGTCTGGGTCAACCTGGTGTCCCAGCCTGATGACCGCACCGACTTCCGCAGCCTGCTGAACGTACTCACACAGCAGACTTCGGAGCTCAAGGAAAGCGGCACCATGGGCCTGCTGATCGACCTGATGCACGAGGTACGCGGCCTGCCCGCCTGGATTCGCAAGGCGGTCCCCGGTCTGCTGCCGCTGACCGGCAACCGGATCGCCAGCACCACGGTGCTCGGCAATCTGGGCCATGCCCGTTCGCCCCTGCCCGGCGACAGCGAGCTGAGCCTGAAGGAAATGTGGTTTTCACCGCCCTGCCGGATGCCCATGGGCCTGTCGCTGGGCGCGGTCACACTGCACGATCACCTGCATCTGTCGTTCCGCTACCACCGCCAGCAGTTCAGCCGCGAGGGCGCCTGGGCTTTCGCGGAAACGTTCCTGGATGTGCTCAATCGGGAGGTACCGGGCGCCTGA
- a CDS encoding DegQ family serine endoprotease — translation MALPAHAMLPAATGDGEPLPSLAPMLERVSPAVVNIATHTRVRSQPNPLMDDPFFRRFFNVPEQRGPMPERRATSAGSGVIVDAAQGYVLTNAHVVRNADEIEVTLVDGRTVKAEMVGMDSQVDLAVLRVKAEGLAQIEIADSTTLRVGDFVIAIGNPFGLGQTVTSGIVSALGRTGLRLDGYENFIQTDASINPGNSGGALVNLRGELVGINTAIIAPAGGNVGIGFAIPTEMATNVMGQLIEHGEVRRGVLGVSIQDLGPELAEAFDVKETRGVVITQVLEDSAAAEAGLQPGDIVTAVDGRPVVRAADLRNRVGLSPVGEHIRLDILRDGSAMSVLAIIRETGGISADGEALSRYLKGARMRDLRDGERDHASNGVLVEEVERNTAAWRAGLRSGDVIINANRRDIATLDELRQAVPDRDAALLLRVNRAGGVFFVVIR, via the coding sequence ATGGCCCTGCCGGCGCACGCCATGCTCCCGGCGGCCACGGGCGACGGTGAACCCTTGCCATCGCTGGCACCGATGCTGGAGCGGGTGTCGCCTGCGGTGGTGAACATCGCCACCCATACGCGGGTGCGCAGTCAGCCCAACCCGCTTATGGATGATCCCTTCTTTCGTCGTTTCTTCAATGTGCCGGAGCAACGCGGGCCGATGCCGGAGCGTCGAGCCACCAGTGCCGGTTCGGGTGTCATCGTGGATGCCGCCCAGGGCTATGTGCTGACCAACGCCCATGTGGTGCGCAATGCCGACGAGATCGAAGTGACGTTGGTGGACGGGCGCACCGTCAAGGCCGAGATGGTCGGCATGGACAGTCAGGTGGATCTGGCCGTGCTGCGGGTCAAGGCGGAAGGCCTGGCGCAGATCGAGATCGCCGACTCGACCACCTTGCGGGTGGGCGACTTCGTGATTGCCATCGGCAACCCCTTCGGGCTTGGCCAGACCGTGACCTCGGGCATTGTTTCCGCGCTGGGCCGCACCGGCCTGCGACTCGACGGCTACGAGAACTTCATCCAGACCGACGCCTCCATCAACCCGGGTAATTCCGGCGGGGCACTGGTGAACCTGCGCGGCGAACTGGTCGGCATCAATACCGCCATCATTGCGCCAGCGGGCGGCAATGTCGGCATCGGTTTTGCCATTCCCACCGAAATGGCCACCAACGTCATGGGCCAGTTGATCGAACACGGCGAGGTGCGTCGCGGGGTGCTGGGCGTGAGCATCCAGGACCTGGGGCCGGAACTGGCGGAAGCCTTTGATGTGAAGGAAACCCGGGGCGTGGTCATTACCCAGGTGCTGGAAGACAGCGCTGCTGCGGAGGCGGGCCTGCAACCGGGCGACATTGTCACCGCCGTGGACGGTCGGCCGGTGGTTCGCGCGGCGGATCTGCGCAATCGTGTCGGGCTGTCGCCGGTGGGCGAGCATATCCGCCTGGATATCCTGCGTGACGGGAGCGCCATGAGTGTGTTGGCGATCATTCGCGAGACCGGTGGCATCAGTGCCGATGGCGAGGCGTTGTCCCGCTATCTCAAGGGCGCGCGGATGCGCGATCTGCGTGACGGGGAACGGGACCACGCCAGCAACGGCGTACTGGTGGAGGAGGTCGAGCGCAACACCGCCGCGTGGCGTGCAGGGCTGCGTAGCGGTGACGTCATCATCAATGCGAATCGCCGGGATATCGCCACGCTGGATGAGTTGCGGCAGGCCGTACCCGACCGGGACGCGGCGCTGCTGTTGCGCGTGAATCGCGCCGGCGGCGTCTTTTTCGTCGTGATTCGCTGA